CTAGGCGGAGCGCCATCGCCCAGGTCCGACCACCGCCGCCGGTGACCACGGCGGCTGCCTCCACCGCCGACTCGCGGGGCTCGCAGAGGCGCAGCCGGAGCAGTCGGACCACCGGCCGCGCGGCGCGGCGGCGGGGTGAACCGGCTCGCCCGGACGCCCGGGCCAGCTCGGTCAGCAGCTCACCGGCCCGGCCCGGGTCGAGCAGGGGCCGCACCTGCGCCGGTGACCGGTAGCCGTTGACCACCTCCAGGCAGGTGCCGACGAAACGGTGCGCGGCACGGGCCGCCTCGGGTGCGGTCGCCGGTGGCAGCGGTGCGCCCGGGTGGGTGGTGGGCCGGGTGGGCACCCGTCGGAGGGCGGCGCGACGGTCCGGCGGCCGAACCGGGTCCGGCCGGGTCGAGGCGAACAGGTCGAGGGCGAGTTGGCCGTGGGTCGGCGCCGGCCAGTACGCCCCGTCGGCCTCGTCCGCGTACGGCGGGTCGATGGGCGGGACGGGGCGCAGCCGCACGGGTGGTCGGGACGGACCGGGTCGCGGCTAGCTCATCGTTACCCCCTTTGATCTTGCGTTTGCCTTCGTTTGCCTCCGACAGGCTCGATTCTGAGTGATGGAACGGCTGCGGTCAATGGCCCAGTGGAGGCAGGAGGCTACTCCGGGTCGCGCTCGACGAGCGGGTTGTCCTGGACCCAGTCAGCGGTCTCGGTGTACTTGCGCTCGATGTACTCCTCCAGCCGGGCACGCTCGACCCGCCACTGGCCTCGTCCACCGATCTTGATCGCCGGCAATTCCCCGCTGCGCACCATGTGGTAGACCTGCGAGTCCGACACGTTCAGCTCGGCGGCGACGTCGGAGAGCAGCAGGAACCTCGGCTCCACAGAAACTCCCGGGGTTGATGTCGTTTGCCTTAGTTTGCCATTGACAGCCTCGGCGGCCCAGCACGCGGGGCCCGGCGGCGGACCGACCATGGCGAGACACACCGGCGGGGAACTTCCACCGGCCGGAGGCGAGGTGTATGACGGTCACGGCGTGCGGCATGATCTGCGCCCGTGCCGGCTGCCGCCGGTGGAGGACTGAGCGGGGAGACGACCGGTGACCGACGAGCTTGTCCGGGTGTATGTGCCGGCGACCGTACCGATGCTGGCCCGGCTGCGGGAACAGGGGCTGACCGCCGACAGCGGGCACGCGGTGACCCCGGCGCTGCGCGAGTGGTACGCGGAGGGCGATGAGGAGGAGTTGGAGTACGTGGCGTTCACCCGCGCCGCCCAGGACGCGCTGCACCTGCTCCGGGCCGATTCGGCCGCGCCCCGCCGTCGGGTCGTCGTCTCGGTCGACCTGCCTCCGGCCGCGGTCGGACGGGGCGATGGTGAGCTGGGTTCCAGCACGGTGACGTTGGCCGACGCCGTGCCGGTGGGCGCCGTCGCGGCGATCCACGTGGACGGCGCCGACGCTGTCGAGGAGGTCGCTGCCGCGGCCGACGTGGTGGCTGAGGCCGCCGCTGGCGACCCCGACGCCCAGTTCACGGTCGACGGCGCCGAGGACCACGAGTTGGAGTGGTACGACGTGACCGAGCTGGACTTGCTGCTGCGCGCTGCCGGCTGAGCCGGCAGCACGCAGCGCGGTCAGCGGGCTGGGTCCGCCTCGGTCTGGTCCGCGTCGACAAGGTCCGCGTCGGCTGGATCCGAGTCGAACGGGTCGGCCCGGTCCGGGGCCTTCGCCGCGACGGGTTCGTCGTCGTCGGAGTGGGCTGGGCTGAGCGTGCGGCCGAACGCGATGAGCGCGGTCAACGCCCCCACGAAGAGCACCCAGATGCCGTTGTCCACCCGCGAGGTGCCCAGCGAGGTCTGCGCCACCGCGTCCGCCTCGCTCAGCGCGCTGGCCAGGTCGAGCAGTGATCGGCCACCGATCCGGATGATCACCTCGGCGAGCAGCAGGAGCAGCCCCGGCCCAGCGCCGGCGAGCAGGTAGGCCGGCCAGCGCAGCGTCGGCGTCTCGGGATCGCGGCGGACGGCCCGTCGGCGCGCCCAGGTGAGGTAGCCGAAGGCGAGGAGCCCGGCCAGCAGCCCGGCGAGGAGCGACTCGGTGCGCGACAC
The nucleotide sequence above comes from Micromonospora sp. NBC_00389. Encoded proteins:
- a CDS encoding Rv3235 family protein; this translates as MRLRPVPPIDPPYADEADGAYWPAPTHGQLALDLFASTRPDPVRPPDRRAALRRVPTRPTTHPGAPLPPATAPEAARAAHRFVGTCLEVVNGYRSPAQVRPLLDPGRAGELLTELARASGRAGSPRRRAARPVVRLLRLRLCEPRESAVEAAAVVTGGGGRTWAMALRLEHRRGRWLCTALHIL
- a CDS encoding DUF6912 family protein, which codes for MTDELVRVYVPATVPMLARLREQGLTADSGHAVTPALREWYAEGDEEELEYVAFTRAAQDALHLLRADSAAPRRRVVVSVDLPPAAVGRGDGELGSSTVTLADAVPVGAVAAIHVDGADAVEEVAAAADVVAEAAAGDPDAQFTVDGAEDHELEWYDVTELDLLLRAAG
- a CDS encoding helix-turn-helix domain-containing protein, encoding MEPRFLLLSDVAAELNVSDSQVYHMVRSGELPAIKIGGRGQWRVERARLEEYIERKYTETADWVQDNPLVERDPE